In Aspergillus fumigatus Af293 chromosome 2, whole genome shotgun sequence, a genomic segment contains:
- the mrpl4 gene encoding mitochondrial 54S ribosomal protein uL29m, translated as MHRQSVARLTRQCHGLPLVELPPPYLAPSLHFSLIRTPVQCSSFSSTAVVAGRGRDLNKTRGVSAIHRTGPRFKLGVSKYPLPKPVSPAALEKREATPNHGLWGFFPRDRSALSTPEYDIAHGRSWSIQELREKSWEDLHCLWWVCVKERNRIATSNLERQRLKAGYGEWEARERDRTIRITQNGIKHVLRERWYAWEDAKRLYKKGYRPQDEENQE; from the exons ATGCATCGCCAGTCAGTCGCACGGCTTACTCGCCAGTGTCATGGTCTTCCGCTGGTGGAGCTGCCTCCTCCCTACCTCGCACCCTCGCTCCATTTTTCCTTGATCCGGACCCCGGTCCAGTGCTCATCTTTTTCCTCGACCGCCGTCGTAGCTGGCCGTGGACGTGACTTGAACAAGACTCGCGGTGTCTCAGCTATTCACCGAACAGGCCCCAGATTCAAGTTGGGCGTGTCAAAGTACCCATTGCCGAAACCTGTCTCCCCCGCGGCACTCGAGAAGCGTGAAGCGACCCCGAATCACGGACTCTGGGGATTCTTCCCCAGAGATAGGTCAGCACTGAGCACACCAGAATATGATATTGCTCACG GCCGTTCCTGGTCTATCCAAGAACTTCGGGAAAAATCGTGGGAAGACCTTCACTGTCTCTGGTGGGTCTGTGTCAAGGAGCGTAATCGCATAGCTACGTCCAACCTCGAGAGACAACGCTTGAAGGCAGGCTACGGAGAATGGGAAGCTAGGGAAAGAGATAGAACC ATCCGCATTACACAAAATGGCATTAAGCACGTTCTGCGCGAGAGATGGTATGCTTGGGAAGATGCGAAGCGGCTTTACAAGAAGGGATATCGTCCACAAGACGAGGAGAATCAGGAGTAG
- a CDS encoding secretory pathway gdp dissociation inhibitor has translation MEEIAPEYDVVVLGTGLTECVLSGVLSVKGNKVLHIDRNDHYGGEAASVNIETLFKKYGNVRPGEEPWKKYGRVNDWNIDLVPKLLMANGELTNILVSTDVTRYLEFKQIAGSYVQQGKGPKATVAKVPSDAGEALRSSLMGMFEKRRAKKFLEWVGEFKEDDPATHQGLNVAQCTMKEVYDKFGLEDNTRDFVGHSMALYPSDDYITTPGMAVETIHRIRLYVNSMARYGKSPYIYPLYGLGELPQGFARLSAIYGGTYMLNTSVDEVLYDESGKVSGIKATMKDRDDNSEAMKFTTKTKKIIADPSYFPGKVRVTGYLLKAICILNHPIEKTDGSDSLQLIIPQSQVGRKHDVYIAMVSSAHNVCPKGYYIAIVSTIAETDANHHLELEPGFERLGQIEEKFFGPPIPLYEPLDSGEKDNIFISKSYDATSHFETTTDDVRDLYKRATGEELVVEGLREDQRLAED, from the exons ATGGAAGAGATCGCCCCCGAGTATGATGTTGTGGTGCTCGGCACTG GGTTGACGGAGTGCGTGCTTTCTGG TGTTCTAAGTGTCAAGGGTAACAAGGTGCTCCACATTGATCGCAACGATCATTACGGAGG AGAAGCTGCTTCCGTGAACATTGAAACC CTATTCAAGAAATACGGCAACGTCCGCCCCGGCGAAGAACCCTGGAAGAAGTATGGACGAGTCAACGATTGGAATATTGATCTGGTCCCAAAGCTGCTGATGGCAAACGGTGAACTCACCAATATTTTGGTTTCTACGGATGTGACGAGATACCTTGAATTCAAACAGATTGCTGGCAGCTATGTCCAGCAAGGGAAGGGCCCCAAAGCTACTGTGGCCAAGGTGCCATCGGATGCTGGTGAAGCTCTACGGTCGTCCCTCATGGGCATGTtcgagaagagaagagcTAAGAAGTTTCTGGAGTGGGTTGGTGAATTCAAAGAGGATGACCCCGCTACTCACCAGG GTCTGAATGTCGCTCAGTGCACAATGAAGGAGGTCTATGACAAGTTCGGACTCGAGGACAACACCCGCGACTTTGTCGGTCACTCCATGGCGCTTTATCCGTCTGATGACTACATCACAACACCGGGCATGGCCGTCGAGACTATCCATCGTATTCGACTGTATGTCAACTCCATGGCCCGGTACGGAAAGTCCCCATACATCTACCCTCTCTATGGTCTGGGTGAGCTCCCCCAGGGCTTTGCTCGTCTGTCTGCCATCTACGGTGGCACCTACATGCTCAACACCAGCGTCGACGAGGTTCTATACGACGAGAGCGGCAAGGTCTCTGGAATCAAGGCAACCATGAAGGATCGCGACGACAATAGTGAGGCCATGAAGTTCACCaccaagacaaagaagaTCATCGCGGACCCATCTTACTTCCCCGGCAAGGTTCGGGTCACTGGCTACCTCCTGAAAGCCATTTGCATTCTGAACCACCCCATTGAAAAGACCGACGGCAGCGACTCGCTACAGCTGATCATTCCTCAGTCTCAAGTTGGAAGGAAGCACG ACGTTTACATTGCCATGGTATCATCCGCCCACAATGTCTGCCCCAAGGGCTACTACATCGCCATTGTCTCTACTATTGCCGAGACTGATGCAAACCACCACCTGGAACTGGAACCCGGATTCGAGCGTCTGGGCCAAATTGAAGAGAAGTTCTTTGGCCCTCCCATTCCTCTCTACGAACCTTTGGACAGCGGCGAGAAGGACAACATCTTCATTTCCAAGAGCTACGATGCTACCTCCCACTTCGAGACAACAACAG ACGACGTGCGGGACCTTTATAAGCGGGCCACAGGCGAAGAGCTGGTTGTTGAGGGTCTTCGGGAGGACCAGAGACTTGCGGAAGACTAG
- a CDS encoding PaaI family thioesterase yields the protein MSSSSIRRPSRRLEQFEELVYEYSARMGQHDQEHWDFDPRACNLRFESATRGPPAQVSYLLTVAPKLCNFMGNLHGGCAATIIDILSTAILLGVSKPGFFSLGGVSRNLKVTYLRPVPANTEIRLVCQVIHTGRRLALLRAEILRADNGDLCVLGEHEKANTDPESSGKM from the exons atgtcctcatcatcaattaGAAGACCATCCAGACGCCTGGAGCAATTCGAGGAGCTCGTCTACGAGTACTCCGCGCGGATGGGCCAACATGATCAGGAG CACTGGGATTTTGATCCTCGCGCTTGCAATCTCCGCTTCGAATCCGCTACCCGTGGGCCTCCAGCACAAGTCTCATACCTTCTCACCGTAGCCCCTAAACTGTGCAATTTCATGGGTAATCTGCACGGCGGGTGCGCCGCCACAATTATCGATATCCTCTCCACCGCTATCCTCCTGGGCGTCTCGAAACCAGGTTTCTTCTCCCTAGGTGGTGTTAGTCGGAATCTCAAGGTCACTTATCTGCGCCCTGTGCCGGCGAACACGGAGATACGGCTGGTATGTCAAGTTATCCATACGGGGCGCCGATTGGCGCTTTTGCGAGCCGAGATCTTGAGAGCCGACAATGGCGATCTTTGTGTGCTGGGGGAGCATGAGAAGGCGAATACGGATCCTGAGTCAAGCGGGAAGATGTGA
- a CDS encoding origin recognition complex subunit 4, giving the protein MTNPRAAKRRRLSDIQPADQDGDIQMRDDGQNPHSVASSPTGQGASPTTSKTFRQQPEPDGGEDTAMNGAGDNSASVETPSRNGLRSSGRQRKPPQRYEEEVLNTPSSVKRTRSSVGQSERTPRSTRRSRLVPATEEAEENSPQHQREGLARTRSKRASARYAPTEKQDQEDQPESREQSLQSPTPDDYQDGLDDLVSMQLQQDTTHQDAIEYDDSMVTSDPLPDYAERFLRLVQGGLSEELRLLTKVLLKKLNGKQLIPLKGLESEYTKVRQLIEQTVTAGEGNSMLLLGSRGCGKTAIVETIISSLKREHMNEFHVVRLNGFLHTDDRLALREMWRQLGRETNTEEEAGKVSTYADTMAILLALLSHPEELFGPSGNPKAITAAKSIIIILDEFDLFATHPRQTLLYNLFDIAQARKAPIAVLGLTTKVDVTEMLEKRVKSRFSHRYVYVPLPRSFETFSEICFAALNLEDDEKQCFFDEVAPGKGNTLLEGWRTYLQALWADESFNHHLQRIYHQTKSVKEFFASALLAMTELHYSTYDSSFEIPTPKTFSNQALSCPDPAPLPFSTSTTISASPSSLPLSLLLAATRLTALYDPGVEAGQPQNLAPLALSFPAAYAEYVRLLTSAKTSASVSGATVTPGRVWGRDVAREAWEKLVSWGLINPVGGGSGTADGRMFRVEVSFEEVVAMAGSGGSLGKWWRE; this is encoded by the exons ATGACGAACCCACGAGcggcgaagaggaggaggttgtCCGACATACAGCCTGCAGACCAGGATGGTGATATCCAAATGCGAGATGACGGCCAGAATCCCCACTCGGTTGCATCGTCACCTACCGGCCAGGGCGCATCGCCCACTACCTCGAAAACATTTCGACAACAACCTGAGCCAGACGGGGGTGAAGACACAGCCATGAACGGGGCGGGAGATAACTCAGCGAGCGTGGAGACTCCTTCGCGGAACGGCCTTCGATCGAGCGGACGTCAACGGAAGCCACCACAGAGATacgaggaagaagttctCAACACCCCGTCGTCAGTGAAGAGAACCAGATCATCTGTTGGACAATCTGAGCGGACGCCACGTAGCACCAGGAGAAGTAGATTGGTGCCGGCAACGGAAGAGGCTGAGGAGAATTCACCGCAGCATCAGAGGGAAGGACTAGCCAGAACGAGGTCTAAGAGGGCCTCCGCCAGATACGCTCCCACCGAGAAGCaggatcaagaagatcaacCTGAGAGCCGAGAACAGTCGCTACAGTCTCCGACCCCGGACGATTACCAAGATGGATTGGACGACCTTGTTTCAATGCAACTACAGCAAGACACCACTCACCAGGATGCGATCGAGTATGACGACAGTATGGTCACATCCGATCCTCTGCCCGACTATGCAGAACGCTTTTTGAGGCTTGTTCAGGGAGGCCTTAGCGAAGAACTACGGCTTCTGACAAAGGTGCTTCTCAAAAAGCTCAATGGAAAGCAACTTATTCCGTTGAAAGGGCTAGAGAGTGAATACACCAAGGTGCGTCAGCTCATTGAGCAGACCGTCACCGCTGGTGAAGGTAACTCAATGCTGCTCCTTGGGTCTCGTGGCTGTGGCAAAACTGCCATCGTGGAGACGATAATATCGTCGCTGAAGAGAGAGCACATGAATGAATTTCATGTGGTTCGACTCAACGGCTTCCTACACACAGACGATCGACTTGCGCTGCGGGAGATGTGGCGCCAACTCGGTCGAGAGACCAAcaccgaagaagaggcaggcAAAGTGAGTACCTACGCCGACACCATGGCAATTCTACTTGCTCTCCTGTCTCATCCGGAGGAATTGTTCGGTCCTTCTGGAAACCCGAAGGCTATCACGGCAGCCaagtccatcatcatcattcttgATGAATTTGACCTGTTCGCGACCCATCCCCGACAGACTTTGCTCTACAATCTATTTGACATCGCACAAGCTCGCAAAGCCCCAATCGCTGTGCTGGGGCTTACCACAAAAGTTGATGTGACCGAGATGTTGGAAAAGCGTGTCAAGAGTCGGTTCAGTCATCGATATGTCTACGTTCCACTTCCCAGAAGTTTTGAAACTTTCTCGGAAATTTGTTTCGCGGCGTTGAACTtggaggacgatgagaagCAATGCTTCTTTGACGAAGTCGCACCCGGGAAGGGAAACACGCTATTGGAGGGATGGAGGACATATCTACAG GCCCTCTGGGCCGACGAATCGTTCaaccatcatctgcagaGGATATACCATCAGACAAAGTCTGTCAAAGAATTCTTCGCAAGTGCCCTACTGGCGATGACTGAGTTGCACTACAGCACTTACGACTCCTCATTTGAAATCCCGACTCCCAAGACCTTCAGCAACCAGGCTTTATCGTGCCCGGatcctgctcctcttccattCTCGACGTCCACAACTATTTCTGCAAGCCCGTCATCTCTTCCGCTCTCGCTCCTGCTGGCTGCGACCCGTCTGACTGCTCTGTACGACCCTGGCGTCGAAGCCGGTCAGCCTCAGAATCTAGCCCCACTTGCACTGTCCTTCCCCGCAGCATATGCGGAATATGTCCGACTCTTGACATCTGCTAAGACGTCTGCTTCGGTATCTGGCGCGACCGTCACTCCTGGTCGTGTCTGGGGTCGAGATGTGGCGCGCGAAGCGTGGGAAAAGCTAGTTAGCTGGGGGTTGATCAACCCTGTCGGCGGTGGAAGTGGGACTGCAGATGGACGGATGTTCCGTGTCGAGGTCAGCTTCGAGGAGGTGGTTGCCATGGCGGGATCGGGTGGTTCACTAGGGAAATGGTGGCGTGAGTGA